A window of Pirellula sp. SH-Sr6A contains these coding sequences:
- a CDS encoding tetratricopeptide repeat protein — MDTHESTTTPSPAAMGSKTLSRYSDTDSLFVKVEAPVTGSKPPVIPLVRFQQLEQEIRHAPAVAGPYEELATIYLQTERWTDARRVLDAGIKNCPEHEPIVRMHEDLQLTLATQLLDAAKKEAAQSPSDKARYDLEQAEINLLNERIRVCRDRFARHPDQTEILITLGIALRQSKRFEEAIEVLQVASRELALRARASLQMAMSYQSLGKPLDALSQFRRAALFRSPPPDPKVAMTALELASKLAEEVGLIDSAIYYLSELAKQAPKDSVAIEKKIDTLRTLLPVPPQPSPSSATRRE, encoded by the coding sequence ATGGACACTCATGAATCGACCACGACACCTTCACCGGCCGCGATGGGCAGCAAGACCTTGTCGAGGTATTCCGATACCGATTCGCTATTTGTCAAAGTGGAAGCCCCTGTTACGGGAAGCAAACCACCGGTGATTCCACTTGTTCGGTTCCAGCAACTCGAACAAGAGATCCGGCATGCCCCTGCGGTTGCAGGTCCTTATGAAGAATTGGCAACAATCTATCTGCAGACGGAGCGATGGACCGACGCGCGTCGCGTTCTCGACGCAGGGATTAAGAACTGTCCTGAGCATGAGCCGATTGTTCGCATGCATGAGGATCTGCAATTAACTCTCGCGACGCAATTGCTGGATGCGGCCAAGAAAGAAGCAGCACAATCACCTAGCGACAAGGCGCGATACGACTTGGAGCAGGCCGAGATCAACTTGCTTAACGAGAGAATCCGCGTCTGCCGGGATCGTTTCGCTCGCCATCCGGACCAAACCGAAATCCTTATCACGCTGGGAATCGCGTTGAGGCAGAGCAAACGATTCGAAGAGGCGATCGAGGTGTTGCAAGTGGCTTCGCGCGAACTCGCGTTGCGGGCGCGCGCCTCGCTGCAAATGGCCATGAGCTACCAATCTCTTGGAAAGCCACTGGACGCTCTTTCCCAATTTCGACGCGCGGCGCTTTTTAGGTCCCCACCTCCCGATCCAAAGGTCGCCATGACGGCACTCGAGCTGGCTTCAAAGCTGGCCGAAGAGGTCGGATTGATTGACTCGGCCATCTATTACTTATCGGAATTGGCCAAACAGGCACCGAAGGATTCGGTTGCGATCGAAAAGAAGATCGACACGCTCCGCACGCTATTGCCCGTGCCACCACAGCCGTCCCCGTCATCTGCCACACGTCGCGAGTGA
- a CDS encoding DUF1080 domain-containing protein gives MTNLSMRSEQNNRYALAMRLRVLVWALPFVFLNNARTLAGETFVEPRQAGILFEVQGEYLGVVDAWDGNWGAQVVAVGTNNLNVHLLKGGLPGAGAKSSNPDKKMELALDPKNKRASGESEGVTCSIENGKLTLEIGTSDEPKKRATLTKVIRESKTLGAQPPSEGIVLYRDDKTNDFRGAKPSEYGLGVGGTSEKTFGDHRLHIEFRTPFQPSDSGQGRGNSGVYVQGRYEVQVLDSFALAGADNECGGIYRMAKPSINMCYPPLSWQTYDIRFTAARYDEKGKKTKNARIRIEHNGVVIHEDLELTGGTPGNLPEGPGPGPLFLQDHGNPVVFRNIWVVPTKD, from the coding sequence ATGACCAATCTCTCCATGCGGTCCGAACAGAACAACCGATACGCTTTGGCAATGCGATTGCGCGTTCTAGTATGGGCCTTGCCTTTCGTTTTTCTCAACAATGCGAGGACTTTGGCCGGGGAAACTTTTGTCGAACCTCGCCAGGCCGGAATTTTGTTTGAGGTTCAAGGTGAGTACCTTGGCGTCGTGGACGCGTGGGATGGGAATTGGGGTGCGCAAGTCGTTGCGGTAGGAACGAACAATCTAAACGTCCATCTTCTCAAGGGGGGGCTCCCCGGAGCGGGGGCAAAATCCTCCAACCCAGATAAGAAAATGGAGCTGGCTTTAGATCCTAAAAACAAACGAGCTTCGGGGGAGAGCGAAGGAGTCACTTGTTCGATTGAAAACGGGAAACTCACTCTCGAAATCGGCACCTCCGATGAACCCAAAAAACGCGCAACGCTGACCAAGGTTATCCGCGAAAGCAAGACCCTGGGTGCTCAGCCCCCATCGGAAGGGATCGTTCTTTATCGTGACGACAAAACGAACGACTTCCGAGGCGCGAAGCCGTCGGAGTATGGTCTTGGCGTGGGAGGCACATCGGAAAAGACATTTGGTGACCACCGCTTGCACATCGAGTTCCGCACCCCTTTTCAGCCAAGCGATTCCGGGCAAGGTCGCGGTAACAGCGGCGTCTACGTCCAAGGGAGATACGAGGTCCAAGTCTTGGATTCGTTCGCACTGGCGGGGGCGGACAACGAATGCGGTGGTATCTATCGAATGGCAAAGCCCTCGATCAACATGTGTTATCCGCCGCTGAGTTGGCAAACCTACGACATCCGCTTCACCGCCGCTCGCTATGATGAGAAGGGTAAAAAGACAAAGAACGCGAGAATACGAATAGAACACAATGGAGTGGTGATTCACGAGGATCTGGAATTAACAGGCGGTACCCCAGGGAATCTCCCTGAAGGCCCTGGACCTGGCCCTCTCTTCCTGCAAGACCACGGGAACCCCGTAGTGTTTAGAAACATCTGGGTAGTCCCCACAAAAGACTAA